A section of the Petrimonas sulfuriphila genome encodes:
- a CDS encoding cupin domain-containing protein: MNPVTEKIKMVCASKNIPAEELAANAGLAVEQIELIFNSEKIPSLSSLIKISRALGVRLGTFLDDNENMGPVVNKNSRQSSPVTFTSHLTNDNSHIDFFSLAASKSGRHMEPFLIDIKPSGSSKMTPSSHEGEEFLYVLKGSITVLYGSDKFVLNTGESIYYDSVVEHLVISASDEPAQVLAVVYTPN, encoded by the coding sequence ATGAACCCTGTTACAGAGAAAATAAAAATGGTGTGTGCCAGCAAAAATATTCCGGCGGAAGAGCTGGCGGCTAATGCAGGCTTGGCTGTAGAGCAGATTGAACTTATTTTTAACAGTGAAAAAATACCTTCACTGTCATCGCTTATCAAAATTTCCAGGGCACTGGGAGTTAGATTAGGAACCTTTCTTGATGACAATGAAAACATGGGGCCCGTTGTCAATAAAAACTCTAGGCAATCGTCTCCGGTTACTTTTACCAGCCATTTAACCAATGATAATTCACACATCGATTTTTTTTCTTTAGCGGCAAGCAAATCGGGGAGGCATATGGAGCCGTTCCTTATTGACATAAAGCCTTCCGGCTCATCCAAAATGACCCCTTCTTCACACGAGGGAGAAGAGTTTCTCTACGTTTTGAAAGGATCGATAACTGTTTTATACGGATCGGATAAGTTTGTTTTGAATACCGGTGAAAGCATTTACTACGACTCAGTAGTAGAGCATCTGGTAATCTCGGCAAGCGATGAGCCTGCTCAGGTGCTTGCGGTAGTATACACCCCTAATTAA
- the yidC gene encoding membrane protein insertase YidC — translation MDKNTIIGFLLIGAIVIAFTFLNRPSQEQIAEQQRLRDSIQQVESQKAVSEAERLATDGPRQTSEIKQQNRAADFFATGTPAANDSIGAPADSTTETKAAEEEFVTLENEKLKLVLSTLGGSIHAVQLKGEKKFNGDSLYLFEGDEARFNLELFNRNSVRLSTEDQLFTPILTADGKSVIMRLESSPEQHIDLIYTLPANEFMLGFDIRIAGMKNGLHPESLTNFRINWEQKIRQQEQGRQFENRFARLNYRYLGQDVLKLSDSKNERKELTEPVKWVAFKDQFFSTIIIAEKPFSNTILTSQPLSTTEYIKDYKAETWVPVTADPQKDELTASFNYYFGPNHFYTLKNYDKAIKENNQKLYLEELVDLGYKWLSWINKYFTIPVFNYFLKFDWGMGIIILIMTLLIKLIILPLTYKSFKSSAKMRVLRPQIKEIEAKYPGQDKEMMLKRQQATMELYNKAGASPMSGCFPMLLQMPILLAFFFFFPSAIELRQQSFLWAHDLSTFDSIIRWEANIPFISKFLGNHISLFCLLMTVVNVFYTKYNMAATDTGQTQMPGMKSMPILMSVMMFFFLNSYPAGLNYYYFLSTLFTIGFTFLFKQFLNEDKLLAQLEANKKKPKKQSGFMARLAEAQKMQEKQARERAKEAAKKNYRK, via the coding sequence ATGGATAAAAATACAATTATTGGTTTTTTACTGATTGGTGCAATAGTTATTGCTTTCACATTTTTAAACCGGCCCAGCCAGGAACAGATAGCGGAGCAGCAAAGATTGCGCGATTCAATACAACAGGTTGAAAGCCAAAAGGCTGTGTCGGAAGCAGAACGATTAGCAACCGATGGTCCCCGGCAAACTTCTGAAATCAAACAACAAAACAGAGCTGCCGATTTTTTCGCAACCGGAACACCTGCTGCCAATGATTCAATTGGTGCTCCAGCCGATTCAACAACAGAAACAAAGGCCGCTGAAGAAGAATTTGTCACCTTGGAAAATGAAAAGCTTAAATTGGTATTAAGCACATTGGGTGGAAGCATTCATGCAGTACAACTCAAAGGCGAGAAGAAATTTAACGGCGATAGCCTTTATCTTTTTGAAGGCGACGAAGCTCGGTTTAACCTGGAACTCTTTAACCGCAACAGCGTTCGTTTATCCACGGAAGATCAATTGTTTACTCCAATACTAACCGCAGACGGAAAGTCAGTGATAATGCGTTTAGAAAGTTCTCCGGAACAGCACATTGACTTAATCTACACCCTTCCTGCCAATGAATTCATGCTGGGCTTTGATATCCGGATAGCCGGAATGAAGAACGGTTTGCATCCGGAGAGTTTAACAAATTTCCGCATCAACTGGGAACAAAAAATACGTCAGCAAGAGCAGGGACGTCAGTTTGAAAACCGTTTCGCTCGATTGAACTACAGGTACCTAGGGCAAGATGTCCTGAAATTAAGTGACAGCAAAAACGAGCGGAAAGAACTTACCGAGCCGGTAAAATGGGTTGCGTTCAAAGATCAGTTCTTCAGCACGATCATTATTGCCGAAAAACCTTTCAGCAACACCATTCTTACATCACAACCGCTCAGTACAACCGAATACATCAAGGATTATAAGGCTGAAACCTGGGTCCCGGTAACTGCCGACCCGCAGAAAGACGAACTCACCGCATCTTTTAATTACTATTTCGGGCCAAACCATTTTTATACACTGAAAAACTACGATAAAGCGATCAAGGAGAACAATCAGAAACTTTATCTGGAAGAACTGGTAGATTTAGGATACAAATGGTTAAGTTGGATCAACAAATATTTCACCATTCCCGTATTTAATTACTTCCTGAAATTCGATTGGGGAATGGGAATCATTATTCTTATAATGACACTTTTAATCAAGTTGATCATTCTTCCGTTGACATATAAGTCGTTTAAATCATCTGCGAAAATGCGTGTGCTACGCCCGCAAATCAAAGAAATTGAAGCCAAATATCCCGGACAGGATAAGGAAATGATGCTCAAACGTCAACAGGCCACTATGGAACTTTATAACAAAGCTGGGGCAAGCCCTATGAGCGGATGTTTCCCGATGTTGCTTCAAATGCCTATTTTGCTTGCTTTTTTCTTCTTTTTCCCTTCGGCAATCGAGTTGCGCCAGCAAAGTTTTCTGTGGGCACACGACCTTTCCACATTCGACTCCATTATAAGGTGGGAGGCTAATATTCCGTTTATTTCGAAGTTCCTCGGGAACCACATCAGCTTGTTTTGTTTATTGATGACGGTAGTGAACGTGTTTTACACCAAATACAACATGGCGGCCACCGATACCGGGCAGACCCAAATGCCGGGAATGAAATCGATGCCCATTCTTATGTCCGTTATGATGTTCTTTTTCCTGAACTCTTATCCCGCAGGTTTGAATTACTATTATTTCTTATCCACATTGTTCACCATTGGGTTTACGTTCCTGTTCAAACAGTTTCTGAACGAAGATAAACTGCTTGCCCAGCTGGAAGCCAACAAGAAAAAGCCCAAAAAACAATCGGGTTTTATGGCTCGACTGGCTGAAGCTCAAAAAATGCAGGAAAAACAAGCTCGCGAAAGGGCAAAAGAAGCAGCAAAGAAAAATTACCGCAAGTAA
- a CDS encoding OmpA family protein: MKQIFKFFGIIILGGALVLSGCGTSNTVKGTGIGAGAGAAVGAGVGAIAGGGKGAAWGAGIGAVLGGAAGAIIGNKMDKQAAELEQIEGAQVEKINEGEAIKVTFESGILFATNSSTLNTASRASLDKFATSLLNNPDTDVKIYGHTDSTGSDAINNPLSDRRAESVYNYLVSKGVAGTRMTSQGYGSSQPVADNSTVAGRAQNRRVEVFILPNAKMVKEAQEQVK, encoded by the coding sequence ATGAAACAGATTTTTAAATTTTTTGGCATCATTATTCTAGGTGGTGCTTTGGTATTATCCGGTTGTGGAACAAGCAACACGGTTAAAGGTACAGGTATTGGTGCAGGTGCAGGCGCAGCAGTAGGAGCCGGTGTAGGTGCAATTGCAGGCGGAGGCAAAGGCGCAGCTTGGGGTGCAGGAATCGGCGCTGTTCTCGGTGGAGCTGCTGGTGCCATTATTGGAAACAAGATGGATAAGCAGGCAGCTGAGCTGGAACAAATTGAAGGAGCACAGGTTGAAAAGATCAACGAAGGCGAGGCTATAAAGGTTACTTTCGAATCAGGAATCCTTTTTGCAACCAACTCAAGCACCTTAAACACAGCATCACGTGCTTCCCTGGACAAATTTGCCACATCTCTGTTGAATAACCCCGATACAGATGTTAAAATCTATGGGCATACCGACAGTACGGGTAGTGACGCTATCAACAATCCGCTCTCTGATCGTCGTGCAGAATCAGTTTACAATTACCTCGTATCCAAAGGTGTAGCAGGAACTCGCATGACTTCTCAAGGTTACGGATCCTCCCAACCGGTTGCCGACAACAGTACAGTCGCCGGAAGAGCTCAGAACCGCCGTGTAGAAGTTTTCATTCTTCCAAATGCCAAGATGGTAAAAGAAGCTCAGGAACAAGTAAAATAA
- a CDS encoding GAF domain-containing protein — protein MAEEIIIPEGISKAEKYETLILQLKPLVESETDVIANMANISAALKEIFRFFWVGFYIVRDEQLVLGPFQGPVACTRIRYGKGVCGTAWKEQKPILVPNVDEFPGHIACSSLSRSEIVVPVFHYGKITAVLDVDSEFLNHFDETDEKFLSEIAGWIKF, from the coding sequence ATGGCAGAAGAGATAATTATTCCGGAAGGAATTTCAAAAGCAGAAAAATATGAAACTTTAATCCTGCAATTAAAGCCATTGGTAGAGTCTGAAACAGATGTGATAGCCAACATGGCAAACATTTCTGCAGCCTTAAAAGAAATTTTCAGATTCTTTTGGGTAGGTTTTTATATCGTCAGAGACGAACAGTTGGTACTGGGACCTTTTCAGGGTCCGGTTGCCTGTACGCGTATCCGGTACGGAAAGGGAGTGTGTGGCACGGCATGGAAAGAGCAAAAACCAATTCTTGTTCCCAATGTAGATGAATTTCCCGGACACATTGCCTGTAGTTCTTTGTCCAGATCAGAAATTGTCGTTCCCGTTTTTCATTACGGAAAAATTACTGCGGTCTTGGATGTGGACAGTGAATTTCTCAACCATTTTGATGAGACAGATGAGAAATTCCTGTCGGAAATAGCGGGATGGATCAAATTCTGA
- a CDS encoding Gfo/Idh/MocA family oxidoreductase, which produces MNRRNFIRNVSALSTLTILKPEIVFASNTNSAVRIGLIGCGSRATGILGSMADNANIHITALADIFEDKVIKGIEFANGLNKKRNYAAVAKNKTYVGSDAYLRLLEDKEVDAVIIASPGYSHPQILEDTVAAGKHVYCEKPLAVDADGCNQIIRTANTINGKISAFDGFQIRYATPYVEMAKRIKRGDIGELVTVQLYYFSSGAAIIPYEGMSYDEMRIRNHYHFHEISGGCYLDQAIHMIDVCNWILGTTPLYAIGDGSKKGGPDFGNAWTNYQVIYKYPNDVNVSVHSSKFGKVFGDVCARFIGTKGLAEAHYSGGVFINGDNKWDSGIVRSASELTPESIAKGASSSSLDDADPNKGKAFIESITSGNYLNQLESGCHSTLSAILGREAASKQEKIMWDELIYTPQKIDPKLDLKQFPRK; this is translated from the coding sequence ATGAACAGACGAAATTTTATAAGAAATGTATCTGCACTCTCTACGCTGACCATTTTAAAGCCCGAAATTGTTTTTGCATCCAATACCAATTCTGCCGTGAGGATCGGGCTGATTGGGTGTGGGTCTCGCGCAACGGGAATATTGGGCAGCATGGCCGACAATGCCAACATTCATATCACTGCCCTTGCCGATATCTTTGAAGATAAAGTCATCAAAGGAATAGAGTTTGCTAATGGACTGAACAAAAAAAGAAACTATGCGGCAGTAGCTAAGAACAAAACATATGTTGGATCAGATGCTTATCTCAGGTTATTGGAAGATAAAGAGGTAGATGCTGTCATCATTGCTTCTCCCGGTTACTCACATCCTCAAATACTGGAAGATACCGTAGCTGCCGGAAAACATGTTTATTGCGAAAAACCGTTAGCGGTTGATGCGGACGGATGCAACCAGATTATCCGGACAGCCAATACCATTAACGGAAAGATTTCGGCTTTCGACGGTTTTCAGATCCGTTACGCAACACCCTACGTTGAAATGGCAAAAAGAATAAAAAGAGGCGATATAGGTGAACTTGTTACAGTACAACTTTACTATTTCTCATCAGGTGCTGCCATAATACCTTACGAAGGAATGTCATACGATGAGATGCGTATCCGGAACCACTATCATTTCCACGAAATTTCGGGAGGATGTTACCTCGACCAGGCCATTCATATGATCGATGTTTGCAACTGGATTCTCGGTACCACTCCGCTATACGCAATTGGAGACGGCAGCAAAAAGGGCGGACCAGATTTTGGAAATGCCTGGACCAACTACCAGGTAATATACAAATATCCCAACGATGTAAACGTATCTGTTCATTCTTCCAAGTTCGGAAAAGTTTTTGGTGATGTATGCGCCCGATTCATCGGGACCAAAGGGTTGGCAGAAGCACATTACAGCGGAGGAGTCTTTATCAACGGCGACAACAAATGGGATTCGGGAATTGTGCGTTCTGCATCGGAACTGACTCCGGAATCCATAGCAAAAGGTGCCAGTTCATCTTCACTGGACGATGCCGACCCCAACAAAGGCAAAGCTTTCATCGAAAGCATTACCAGTGGGAATTATTTAAACCAACTGGAATCGGGCTGCCACTCAACGTTGAGTGCGATCCTGGGAAGAGAGGCTGCTTCGAAACAAGAAAAGATAATGTGGGACGAATTGATTTACACTCCTCAGAAAATTGACCCAAAATTGGATTTAAAACAGTTTCCGAGAAAATAA
- a CDS encoding IS3 family transposase: MIYLFIKEYNSKQWTVEVMCRVLKVPRSSYYRWLKDPEGQRKRKYMELDEKIRDAYFAARGRNGSPRLAKDLQVSGTPVSRTTVACHMRKMGLRSKLSRRFKVTTDASHNYKVAPNLLNREFNQNEPVKACVSDLTYIPCKDGFLYLTCVLDLFDRKLIGWSISDHMNASHTVVPAIRMANRNRPFGEGMIFHSDRGIQYACKQTVNLLKSLKLEQSMSGKGNCWDNAVAESFFKTFKSELVYGTKLKTREQMRLYVFEYIESWYNHKRRFSALGNLTIDEFWNQYNIKKESIKNVA; encoded by the coding sequence TTGATCTATCTCTTTATAAAGGAATATAACTCGAAACAATGGACGGTCGAGGTGATGTGCAGAGTACTGAAAGTCCCCAGGAGCAGTTATTACCGCTGGCTTAAAGATCCGGAGGGCCAACGTAAGCGCAAATATATGGAGCTGGACGAAAAGATCAGGGATGCATATTTTGCAGCCAGGGGACGCAATGGAAGCCCCCGGCTGGCAAAGGATTTGCAGGTATCCGGAACTCCTGTCTCGAGAACCACTGTAGCATGCCACATGAGGAAAATGGGCTTGCGCAGCAAACTCTCGAGACGATTCAAAGTGACGACGGATGCCTCTCACAACTATAAGGTTGCTCCAAATCTGTTGAATCGCGAATTTAATCAGAATGAGCCTGTGAAAGCGTGTGTCTCTGACCTGACGTATATTCCGTGTAAGGATGGATTTCTTTATCTGACCTGTGTGCTGGATCTTTTTGACCGCAAACTGATCGGATGGTCCATAAGCGATCATATGAATGCATCCCATACCGTAGTTCCGGCCATCAGGATGGCCAATAGGAACAGACCTTTTGGAGAAGGAATGATATTTCATTCTGACCGGGGCATACAATATGCTTGCAAACAGACTGTCAATCTGTTGAAATCCTTGAAGCTGGAACAAAGTATGAGTGGAAAGGGAAATTGTTGGGATAATGCCGTGGCTGAAAGCTTTTTCAAAACTTTCAAATCTGAATTGGTCTATGGTACCAAACTCAAAACAAGAGAGCAAATGCGCTTGTATGTATTTGAATATATTGAATCCTGGTATAATCATAAAAGAAGATTCTCAGCATTGGGAAACTTAACCATTGATGAATTTTGGAATCAGTATAATATTAAAAAAGAATCAATTAAAAATGTCGCTTAA
- a CDS encoding transposase: protein MRKQRTHFDKAFKENAVKLSLERKNISELAQELGIAPFLLYRWRKEYQQKGEASFPGHGVQSLSEDTKRIAELEKRLGEAETERDILKKALSIISKRDR from the coding sequence ATGAGAAAACAAAGAACCCATTTTGACAAGGCATTCAAAGAGAATGCGGTCAAACTCAGTTTAGAACGCAAGAATATTTCCGAGCTTGCACAGGAATTGGGTATTGCCCCCTTTCTTTTATATCGTTGGCGGAAAGAATACCAGCAGAAAGGAGAAGCCAGTTTCCCCGGACACGGTGTCCAGTCATTAAGTGAAGATACCAAAAGGATTGCTGAACTGGAAAAACGCCTTGGCGAGGCTGAAACGGAGCGGGACATATTAAAAAAAGCTTTGAGCATCATCTCCAAGAGAGATCGTTGA
- a CDS encoding TIGR04150 pseudo-rSAM protein translates to MKEKAADYWFTIEPYVVIGLTNQYTLLYNTLDGVTIESDKIEVITLLRESIYKDNHGVILLTEERYLNNNIKAFIKELREKYMGDIIDVALSKGKPIQLLPFFNFSDADKTDKLAIYKMHSFSSDRNILKNLLEINVHLNFETNATRLISFLESIPEGPTFNIIGNIGEVTNYNEILSYLDHHLSPKNIICSYKHLVALQPDFNNNFSYIVSVDFPLYEQQLNRSRMILLSQDLPVEYVFEVSSLEDCQEVELLVEALQIEKYRLNPVYTGENIGFFEENVFLSKEDILSTPMTIKDFFSRQALNLYDFGKINILPTGDVYANLKHPMLGNIYKENIYEIIQKEIDNGKSWFNVRNHAPCNNCVYQWFCPSPSDYEIIIGRTNLCHIKNN, encoded by the coding sequence ATGAAAGAAAAAGCAGCTGATTATTGGTTCACGATAGAACCTTATGTGGTTATTGGACTAACAAATCAATACACATTATTATACAATACTCTTGATGGAGTCACTATTGAATCAGATAAAATTGAAGTGATTACCTTGCTTCGTGAGTCGATTTATAAAGACAATCATGGCGTAATTTTATTAACAGAGGAGAGGTATCTCAATAATAACATAAAGGCTTTTATCAAAGAGCTTCGAGAGAAATACATGGGAGATATTATTGACGTCGCTTTATCAAAAGGGAAACCGATTCAATTATTGCCTTTTTTTAATTTTTCTGACGCAGATAAGACAGATAAGTTGGCAATATACAAAATGCATAGTTTTTCTTCTGATAGAAATATTTTAAAAAATCTTCTTGAAATAAATGTCCATTTAAATTTCGAAACTAACGCTACAAGATTGATTTCATTCTTGGAATCTATACCGGAAGGTCCAACATTTAATATCATTGGAAATATTGGAGAGGTCACAAATTACAATGAAATTCTGTCTTATTTAGATCATCATCTTTCGCCAAAAAACATCATATGCTCTTACAAGCACTTAGTCGCCTTACAGCCGGATTTTAATAATAATTTTTCATACATAGTATCTGTCGATTTCCCTTTATACGAGCAGCAATTGAACCGGTCAAGAATGATATTACTCAGCCAGGATTTGCCGGTTGAGTATGTTTTTGAAGTATCTTCACTTGAAGATTGTCAAGAGGTAGAACTACTTGTTGAAGCGCTACAGATTGAAAAATATCGGTTAAACCCAGTATATACCGGGGAGAATATAGGTTTTTTTGAAGAAAATGTTTTTCTCTCGAAAGAGGACATTTTATCCACACCTATGACTATAAAAGATTTCTTCTCTCGTCAGGCACTAAATTTATATGATTTTGGAAAAATCAACATATTACCTACCGGTGACGTTTATGCAAATTTAAAACACCCTATGCTGGGAAATATTTATAAAGAAAATATTTATGAAATAATACAAAAAGAAATTGATAATGGGAAATCCTGGTTCAATGTCCGCAATCATGCACCATGCAATAATTGTGTTTATCAGTGGTTTTGCCCATCACCATCCGACTATGAGATAATTATTGGTCGTACTAATCTTTGTCATATAAAAAATAACTGA
- a CDS encoding 6-bladed beta-propeller has protein sequence MKQINTILALVLLMVLVGCGGNKQSNDDVIIVDVSKSYPKKELILQDFMDVEYIALETTDEFLTQGLVLDVGKEYLLVKNRNSDGDILIFDRKTGKGVRKINRQGQGGEEYARINDMILDESNGEIFVESPGNRILVYDLYGSFKRVLNLDREVSSVFDYDKHNLICYDMSDYHSKGEDRTRSYHVIISKQDGSITREIFIPFKTINTPIAVDGDQFVASYSYQIRLSHGEWTLIETSSDTLYNYAPDGTLSPFIARTPSTHTMDPEVFLYMGICTDRYYFMQTVKNVFNFEKGNGFYTDELVYDKEEKALFQVAVYNGDYAEKRPVAMTAAPVNREIEYVTILDAFRLVEIYEKGQLKDGQLKEIASRLDEDDNPVIMLIKQKK, from the coding sequence ATGAAACAAATAAATACAATTTTAGCACTTGTTCTGTTGATGGTATTGGTAGGGTGTGGAGGAAACAAACAATCAAACGACGATGTAATCATCGTTGACGTTTCGAAAAGCTATCCTAAAAAAGAACTGATTCTTCAGGATTTTATGGATGTGGAATATATTGCGCTCGAAACCACTGACGAATTTCTTACACAAGGTTTGGTACTGGATGTAGGAAAAGAATACTTATTGGTAAAAAATAGGAATAGTGATGGTGATATCTTAATTTTTGACAGAAAAACCGGCAAAGGAGTAAGGAAGATAAACCGGCAAGGGCAAGGGGGGGAAGAATATGCAAGGATTAATGATATGATTCTTGATGAAAGCAATGGCGAAATATTCGTAGAGTCGCCGGGAAATAGAATCTTAGTGTACGATCTTTACGGAAGTTTCAAACGGGTGTTGAATCTTGATCGGGAAGTTTCATCTGTTTTTGACTATGACAAACATAATTTGATTTGCTATGACATGTCGGATTATCATAGTAAGGGAGAGGATAGAACCAGATCATACCATGTTATCATATCAAAACAGGATGGAAGTATCACCCGGGAAATCTTTATTCCTTTTAAAACGATCAACACCCCGATTGCGGTTGATGGGGATCAATTTGTAGCAAGTTATTCTTACCAGATACGACTAAGCCACGGCGAATGGACACTTATAGAGACATCATCCGATACATTGTATAACTATGCACCGGATGGTACATTAAGCCCCTTTATAGCAAGAACCCCCTCCACACATACCATGGATCCTGAAGTTTTTCTTTATATGGGTATTTGTACCGACCGTTATTATTTTATGCAAACCGTTAAAAATGTATTTAACTTTGAGAAGGGTAACGGATTCTATACTGATGAACTGGTGTACGACAAGGAAGAAAAAGCCCTATTCCAAGTTGCCGTATACAATGGTGACTATGCAGAAAAAAGACCTGTAGCGATGACAGCGGCACCAGTTAATCGTGAAATCGAATACGTCACTATTTTGGATGCATTTCGACTTGTTGAAATTTACGAGAAAGGCCAACTGAAAGATGGCCAATTGAAAGAAATCGCCTCGAGGTTGGATGAAGATGACAATCCGGTGATTATGCTGATAAAGCAAAAGAAATAG
- a CDS encoding glycosyltransferase: MSKNVYILDDSLSSRENGIGTFLKEFVSIMRELDFRIHLLSFNAKTEGFTIREEYGVKRYLFPIMNNDREYQKYVGIINKFMLLYIPDSTDNLFFLNHTPCEKLLESIKSSHPLSKRVFIIHDLIWTELLNGSLERLKHVLSKKEKDETEKNIYSYFREEQRMYTLVDRVVCLSESTFKILTDIYKVPSCKISIIPNGIRTNKLKVRDTDKLRNLLFLPEREKIMLYVGRATEQKGLFALIRSFEKVLKREPNLRLIVVGTFKEEALEYISKNHSSIASRITFIGFIPRKELFKWYAVTDIAVIPSLYEQCSYVGMEMMMHGLPIIASDGIGLRDMFRQGENALVAKIGNPKNDYREYIANLTNCINRLLDSGELKERIRSGVTDTYKKQYHSRHMRERYKRLIEV, encoded by the coding sequence ATGAGTAAGAACGTTTATATTCTCGATGATTCTTTAAGTTCCCGTGAAAACGGGATCGGCACTTTCCTTAAAGAGTTTGTTTCAATCATGAGGGAGTTGGATTTTCGTATCCATCTCCTGTCATTCAATGCAAAGACAGAAGGGTTTACGATCAGGGAAGAGTATGGAGTGAAAAGGTATTTATTCCCCATAATGAATAATGATCGGGAGTATCAGAAGTATGTTGGCATAATCAATAAGTTTATGTTGCTCTATATTCCGGATTCGACTGATAACCTGTTTTTCCTGAATCATACACCCTGTGAAAAACTCTTGGAATCTATAAAATCCTCCCACCCTTTATCCAAGCGGGTCTTTATTATTCATGACCTGATATGGACAGAACTCCTGAACGGCAGTCTGGAACGGTTGAAGCACGTACTGAGCAAAAAGGAAAAGGATGAGACGGAAAAGAATATCTACAGTTATTTCCGAGAAGAGCAAAGGATGTATACCCTTGTGGACAGGGTGGTTTGTCTGTCGGAAAGCACATTCAAGATCCTGACCGATATCTATAAAGTTCCGTCCTGTAAAATATCTATTATCCCAAACGGGATACGAACAAACAAATTAAAAGTACGGGATACGGATAAACTACGAAATCTTTTGTTTCTTCCAGAAAGAGAGAAAATTATGTTGTATGTGGGAAGAGCGACCGAACAGAAAGGATTGTTCGCGCTTATCCGGTCGTTTGAAAAAGTGTTGAAGAGAGAACCTAACCTGCGGTTGATTGTTGTCGGAACTTTTAAAGAAGAAGCTTTGGAGTATATCTCCAAAAATCATTCATCTATCGCTTCGAGGATAACCTTTATCGGCTTTATTCCGAGAAAGGAGTTGTTCAAATGGTATGCGGTTACGGACATAGCCGTTATACCTTCCCTATACGAACAATGCAGTTATGTCGGAATGGAAATGATGATGCATGGGTTGCCAATAATTGCTTCAGATGGTATAGGGCTGAGAGATATGTTCCGGCAGGGAGAGAACGCGTTGGTTGCCAAAATCGGAAATCCAAAGAACGATTACAGGGAGTATATAGCAAACTTGACGAATTGTATTAACAGGTTGTTGGATTCCGGTGAATTGAAGGAAAGGATCAGAAGCGGTGTAACCGATACCTATAAAAAACAATATCACTCCCGCCACATGAGGGAGCGGTACAAAAGATTGATAGAGGTGTAA
- a CDS encoding IS3 family transposase → MAGEIVEEHGISISRACKLMEIHRSYFYYTEKKDDTEVEEAIRAAAEFGDGFWKIYSRLRREGKRWNHKKVYRVYKAMRYEKRSRLKKRLPARVKNPLVMPKEPNVTWSIDFVSDRIECGRQFRVLNIMDDACKIAVAQEISMSMPAKRVIKVLEKIIWLNGKPKNIRCDNGPEFIAQAFKDWCEGNEINIIYIQPGKPTQNSYIERFNGSYRRAVLDRYIFRNISEVRELTEAWRKYYNEERPHEALDNMTPFEYREELIKRKEAV, encoded by the coding sequence CTGGCAGGAGAGATAGTGGAAGAACATGGTATAAGCATCTCTCGGGCGTGCAAGCTGATGGAGATCCATCGCTCCTACTTCTACTATACAGAGAAGAAAGATGATACGGAAGTGGAAGAAGCAATCCGTGCCGCCGCCGAGTTCGGTGATGGCTTCTGGAAGATTTATTCAAGACTGAGACGTGAGGGTAAGAGATGGAACCACAAGAAGGTTTACAGGGTGTACAAGGCAATGCGCTATGAGAAACGAAGCCGATTGAAGAAACGCTTACCCGCAAGGGTTAAAAACCCTCTGGTTATGCCCAAAGAGCCCAATGTTACCTGGTCCATTGATTTTGTCAGTGACAGGATTGAGTGCGGAAGGCAGTTCCGCGTTCTTAACATCATGGATGATGCCTGCAAGATTGCCGTGGCGCAGGAGATATCGATGTCCATGCCGGCAAAACGGGTCATTAAAGTTCTGGAAAAGATCATATGGCTGAATGGCAAACCCAAAAACATACGCTGCGACAACGGCCCTGAGTTTATCGCCCAGGCATTCAAGGATTGGTGCGAAGGCAATGAGATAAACATCATCTATATTCAGCCCGGTAAACCCACTCAGAACAGTTACATTGAACGCTTCAACGGAAGTTACAGGCGGGCTGTTCTTGATAGATATATTTTCCGCAACATATCCGAAGTCAGGGAACTGACTGAAGCCTGGCGGAAATACTACAACGAAGAACGGCCCCATGAAGCGTTGGACAACATGACGCCCTTTGAATATAGGGAAGAACTGATAAAACGAAAGGAAGCAGTATGA